In a genomic window of Brettanomyces nanus chromosome 1, complete sequence:
- a CDS encoding uncharacterized protein (EggNog:ENOG41), translating to MEQAPSEQHMEVGEPSSSLPPHLSEMGQGNYETSEGVQQQQEQSENITTEEIDDSAEVIHDDPTEPRPNALLLRGVESLDTRAIKYYVDAYVKPGYSFANRDLFAMFNYKLEWVNDESINIVFISGEQAPEGAQEALKRLTDDSVDLDSLTPTDERSAKPFQKEKDDKESNETADTGFVLAAPQPDDFRLTVRQSFYGDRKVKNARIYSRYYLMHGQPDKAERLPVAKDRMHGKRFGYHDYSKDLITGEEPEPELLTRDEEGHGILSGIRDSRHEIGVRRRNRGRGRGRERFRRYGDDRYRSSRDDGEYRREKADQDDLFPDFFKRKEEDREREQSPSRMDE from the coding sequence ATGGAACAAGCACCATCAGAACAACATATGGAGGTGGGGGAACCTTCATCCTCTCTTCCGCCACATTTAAGTGAGATGGGACAGGGAAACTATGAAACTAGTGAAGGTGTCCAACAACAGCAGGAGCAAAGTGAGAATATCACCACTGAAGAAATCGATGATAGCGCTGAAGTGATCCATGATGACCCTACAGAGCCTCGTCCAAATGCATTGCTTCTAAGGGGGGTTGAATCATTAGATACACGTGCTATTAAGTACTATGTGGATGCATATGTAAAACCGGGATACAGTTTTGCAAATAGAGATCTATTTGCCATGTTTAACTACAAATTGGAGTGGGTGAACGACGAATCGATCAATATAGTTTTTATCTCTGGAGAACAAGCCCCTGAGGGAGCTCAGGAGGCTCTTAAGCGTCTAACGGACGATTCGGTTGATTTGGATAGTCTTACTCCCACAGACGAGAGGTCTGCCAAACCattccaaaaagagaaggacGATAAAGAATCTAATGAGACCGCCGATACTGGATTTGTATTAGCGGCACCACAGCCGGATGACTTCAGGCTGACTGTTCGACAGAGTTTTTACGGGGACagaaaggtgaagaatGCTAGAATCTACTCCAGATATTACTTAATGCACGGTCAGCCGGACAAAGCTGAGAGATTGCCTGTTGCCAAGGATAGAATGCATGGTAAAAGATTTGGTTATCATGATTATAGTAAGGACTTAATCACAGGTGAAGAGCCTGAGCCCGAGCTTCTGACTAGAGATGAGGAGGGACATGGTATATTATCGGGCATTAGAGACTCGAGGCATGAAATAGGAGTGAGACGAAGAAATAGAGGGCGGGGTAGgggaagagaaagattcAGAAGGTATGGCGATGATAGATACAGATCATCCAGAGACGATGGCGAGTAtcgaagagaaaaagcagATCAGGATGACTTGTTTCCAGATTTCTTTAAGAGAAAGGAGGAAGACAGAGAGAGAGAACAGTCTCCATCTCGAATGGATGAGTAG
- a CDS encoding uncharacterized protein (MEROPS:MER0003544) has protein sequence MFSKIGARSFSTSLPRALKITSVPPTASTVSSLKVLVKGAGAKDAPSGLAHLLASSAFLNTTSKSALRLKRESELLGGSYKSSVTRDALVLEASFLKEDLPFFVNALGSVLAETSFKPHEFDELTVPFATHVAEKAEGDPSFKALEELHAISYRRGLGQPLYYDGTKSFSSHDISSFAKSLFTSDKIEIIADNVVQEDLTKFLKESPFSKLPSAPKNQTVSKASQKTYSGVESRIRQSGETVAIVGIPVASSDVSTYQLVAAAVYSALPDSFGATVKATVVPYEESGLFSVSIASWDVSEVSDLLKKATAALEKASGSSLAKYRPLAAYLAGAAGESVKGLESAKTSVKIPKFNLVVVGDIDSVPLADEL, from the coding sequence ATGTTCTCGAAGATCGGTGCTAGATCCTTTTCCACGTCTCTACCAAGAGCTCTCAAAATCACCTCTGTTCCACCTACTGCCTCGACTGTCTCTTCCTTGAAGGTCTTAGTTAAAGGTGCCGGTGCCAAGGATGCTCCTTCTGGTCTTGCGCATTTACTAGCTTCCTCTGCGTTTTTGAATACCACTTCGAAATCCGCCTTGAGACTCAAAAGAGAGTCTGAATTGTTGGGTGGTTCTTATAAGTCTTCTGTGACCAGAGACGCTCTCGTTTTAGAGGCCTCCTTTTTAAAGGAAGATTTACCCTTCTTTGTTAATGCTTTGGGTAGTGTTCTTGCAGAGACTTCTTTTAAGCCTCACGAATTTGACGAATTGACTGTTCCCTTCGCTACGCACGTTGCTGAAAAGGCTGAAGGTGATCcctctttcaaagctctTGAGGAATTGCACGCTATCTCTTACAGAAGAGGTCTAGGTCAACCTCTATACTACGATGGTACCaaatccttctcttcccaCGATATTAGTTCTTTTGCTAAAAGTCTTTTCACATCTGACAAGATTGAGATCATTGCTGACAACGTTGTTCAGGAGGATTTGACCAAGTTCCTCAAGGAGTCTCCGTTCTCTAAATTACCTTCTGCTCCAAAAAACCAGACCGTTTCCAAAGCTTCCCAGAAGACTTACTCCGGTGTCGAGTCTAGAATCAGACAATCTGGCGAAACAGTCGCTATTGTTGGTATCCCAGTGGCTTCATCAGACGTTTCTACCTACCAATTGGTTGCTGCCGCTGTCTACTCTGCTCTTCCAGATTCCTTTGGTGCCACTGTCAAGGCTACGGTAGTTCCATACGAAGAGTCTGGTCTATTTTCCGTTTCTATCGCTTCTTGGGATGTCTCTGAAGTCTCTGACTTGCTAAAGAAGGCCACAGCCGCTCTTGAAAAAGCTTCTGGTTCTTCATTGGCAAAGTACAGACCTTTGGCTGCATACCTCGCCGGTGCTGCCGGTGAATCCGTCAAGGGTTTAGAGTCTGCTAAAACTTCTGTGAAAATCCCAAAGTTTAACCTAGTTGTCGTTGGAGACATAGACTCCGTTCCTCTTGCTGATGAGTTGTAA
- a CDS encoding uncharacterized protein (BUSCO:EOG09340VFS), producing MTRPNILSDNEIPDSLPPFTKTQSPKSFLYTKILKNYVGEQGAYVYALLATNERLAFKRLLQLSRLKSSRLKKILVSLIQLNCVVHYSKSGRSDSNSKSQMDNFYYYPNEEGCFKFLYADDIIRCIRKEYEDEMPATIVQNVLSMGHLTVRAFFQHAKTDKDRCLRIQKAFKRLVDDNWLSPIGKNSFLNVFDLFDKTFKKVAAEYNRENPESKTISQTKRMHMIKSITGDNFLQLLQEEHLHAELHHSSLKSLMGNEADDDADEIGISDMINTDLPLTFSFERYLKRVRSIHLASEARHRIGEISSGVYALALNHVELRSPSVRSREAKLQRLLANVGQTTVGLDPHADLETKNKLSLKDQSTGLVIRVPDVYRQLKSNGKKFGITESDLIKTIYDPADSDDIGSKRPMNALDSDVPPKKAKLEVTESEENDDIEFESTTTTDSNNEVLTLILQHLKLLTTDDNIPFLRETSPGVFYIPFTELVPEYTKHTFKQYIKHIMDPACLRIYNYIEERHLTDEKMLAKHILIKESDIRTHLNKMQKLRLVEVQEIPKTQDRSAIRANFAFRVKYRNGLEVFKNSLIFNMGEVLDSLDDIRMDNKILLDKVSRADVKGKEQELLLTSELVQLQKFYEFERQALAKFCRLRSSLDVFEFMSEL from the coding sequence ATGACTCGCCCTAATATCCTCAGTGATAATGAGATTCCGGATTCTTTGCCTCCTTTCACAAAAACACAATCCCCAAAATCCTTTCTATACACAAAGATCCTAAAGAACTACGTGGGAGAACAGGGAGCCTACGTCTATGCTTTGTTAGCTACAAACGAACGTCTCGCCTTTAAGAGACTATTGCAACTTTCCAGGCTAAAGTCATCTCGTCTAAAAAAGATCCTTGTGTCTTTAATTCAACTCAACTGTGTTGTTCATTATTCCAAATCTGGTCGTTCGGACTCTAATTCAAAGAGCCAAATGGATAATTTTTATTACTACCcgaatgaagaaggatgCTTCAAGTTCCTCTATGCTGATGACATAATCAGATGTATCAGAAAGGAATATGAGGATGAAATGCCTGCTACCATTGTTCAGAATGTGCTATCCATGGGTCATCTTACAGTTAGAGCGTTTTTCCAGCATGCTAAAACTGATAAAGATCGTTGTCTCAGAATCCAGAAAGCTTTCAAGCGCCTAGTGGATGACAATTGGTTGTCACCTATTGGTAAGAACTCTTTTCTAAATGTGTTTGATCTCTTCGACAAAACATTCAAGAAGGTTGCCGCTGAATATAATAGGGAGAATCCCGAATCTAAGACCATCTCTCAGACTAAGAGAATGCATATGATCAAGAGTATTACCGGTGATAATTTCCTACAACTGTTGCAGGAAGAGCATCTTCATGCTGAACTTCATCATAGTTCTCTGAAATCTTTAATGGGtaatgaagcagatgaCGATGCCGATGAAATTGGAATTTCCGACATGATTAATACCGATCTACCGCTCACTTTCAGTTTCGAACGCTATCTAAAAAGAGTTAGATCTATTCATTTGGCAAGTGAGGCTCGGCATAGGATTGGAGAGATTTCTTCTGGAGTATATGCTCTAGCTTTGAATCATGTTGAACTTAGATCACCAAGTGTGCGCTCCAGAGAGGCCAAACTGCAGCGATTACTTGCAAATGTTGGCCAAACGACTGTGGGATTAGATCCGCACGCCGATTTGGAAACCAAAAACAAACTCAGCTTGAAAGATCAGTCTACTGGGTTGGTTATTAGAGTGCCTGACGTTTATAGACAGTTGAAATCGAACGGAAAGAAGTTTGGTATTACTGAGTCAGATTTGATCAAAACAATCTACGACCCCGCCGATTCAGATGACATAGGTAGCAAGAGACCTATGAATGCTTTGGATTCTGATGTTCCTCCGAAGAAAGCGAAGTTGGAAGTTACGGAATCAGAGGAAAATGATGACATCGAATTTGAATCGACTACCACTACTGACTCCAATAATGAAGTGTTGACTCTTATTTTACAGCACCTTAAACTACTAACGACAGATGATAATATTCCATTTTTAAGGGAAACATCTCCAGGAGTTTTTTACATTCCCTTCACTGAACTTGTCCCAGAGTATACCAAGCACACTTTTAAGCAGTATATCAAGCACATCATGGATCCAGCGTGCCTTCGTATATACAACTATATTGAGGAGCGACACTTGACAGATGAAAAAATGCTGGCAAAGcatatcctcatcaaagaGAGTGATATAAGAACGCACCTGAATAAGATGCAAAAGCTCAGGCTGGTCGAAGTGCAAGAAATTCCCAAGACGCAAGATCGTTCTGCTATAAGAGCAAACTTTGCCTTTAGAGTTAAGTACAGAAATGGCCTCGAGGTTTTCAAAAACTCTCTCATCTTTAACATGGGTGAAGTGTTAGACAGCCTAGACGATATTCGTATGGATAATAAAATCCTACTTGATAAGGTCAGCAGAGCTGATGTTAAGGGAAAGGAGCAGGAGTTGTTATTGACTAGTGAATTGGTCCAGTTGCAGAAATTCTATGAGTTTGAAAGACAGGCCCTCGCCAAGTTTTGTAGATTGCGTTCTTCACTTGACGTATTTGAGTTCATGAGTGAACTTTAA
- a CDS encoding uncharacterized protein (BUSCO:EOG09340JJ6) yields MSSKQFKLLSEKQSENLAQIIQNFFVKSACIIVGARASVSECSDEASSLTHRTNRWFNIELDESSSIAAMSSEELKLWKTKDILLLPPLVVETVLDLRGLEPNQTLVIDDGTIIKTDKKLEIVLERWLIEFDLTSFDNDSIELPTIYKKLIILFRSLYTLVRLLPAYGLRNSFMKSTQSSSNLSLKANILDGTKSISSKGRIGLSKSFSEASGENHLASRRLTSVLTPIGALKISSSYRINCHFEVRDNEELLSNQFMMEKNSSQESIISAVRVLKEPTYGSDRDASLPIHQSTSPLSIGSSHSREQKEPPGQQNQTQILTQSPKRRSSIRSVPLFKGGSIASSASPPVSQLPASVTSKGSPGPSNGASSYVTSKPIPVTLNRTRSNTSVVLRNQQTRDSFNRSVSSFNTSFGSVERQQQLQQHETGTTPVPSGYQMLPTLSSASSKFPSSFGSRFRGSRQNSVSSQLAGTNNPVLQNFKLRSKTIASSESDSGPTNSMYLDDDLDSFVKMLDSKPDLRLASGSTTITGGSSDQPQPASSTIFDDSLREFKQFQKRNDLFNDRVASSSSLPLRRGSSERYTRSISPGNMVVSATPRSIPTAMQSPGWSQRRSSAASSSYSPSIQFMKLGSSSGPVGPTLSPVVSYANRFSASSSGETSVVGILRRKSSAASSHSRYRGMTPARENSTSHSTQNRSSLGNYSSRNVSQREVQRPTHSGASLGSRKSKESQGSRDSHGSRSSRGSESPGDSQLVDPEFLKLRSYNEQVFESDGEDDNERNNNSLSNHDSPQSEDRKLSPSGLTTKSPFVPHGPANLHQLAIYRRQGSSDYTHNRNEDDEDELLFAMSDMTLAKNNVDF; encoded by the coding sequence ATGTCTTCGAAGCAATTCAAGCTATTATCGGAAAAGCAGTCAGAAAACTTGGCGCAGATCATTCAAAACTTCTTTGTTAAGTCTGCCTGTATCATTGTGGGTGCAAGAGCAAGTGTTTCTGAATGTTCAGATGAAGCCTCCTCCTTGACACATAGAACTAATCGATGGTTCAACATAGAATTGGATGAGTCATCGTCTATTGCGGCTATGTCATCAGAGGAGTTGAAACTTTGGAAAACGAAAGATATTCTACTTCTACCGCCTCTGGTGGTAGAGACTGTTTTGGATCTCAGAGGATTGGAGCCCAATCAAACTCTTGTGATAGATGATGGCACTATAATCAAAACAGATAAGAAATTAGAGATAGTGCTGGAACGATGGTTAATCGAGTTTGATTTGACCAGCTTTGACAACGACTCCATTGAGTTGCCCACGATATACAAGAAACTAATAATTTTGTTTCGCTCCTTGTACACATTAGTCAGATTACTTCCGGCCTATGGGCTTCGGAACAGCTTTATGAAATCTACACAGAGCTCCAGCAATCTTAGTTTGAAAGCCAACATTTTGGATGGCACAAAATCCATCAGTTCTAAGGGCAGAATCGGGTTGAGTAAATCATTCAGTGAAGCTTCTGGAGAGAACCATCTGGCTTCTAGACGATTGACTTCTGTGCTTACTCCTATTGGTGCCCTCAAAATCTCGTCGTCATACCGGATCAATTGCCACTTTGAGGTTCGGGACAACGAAGAACTTCTGTCAAATCAATTTatgatggaaaagaacTCCTCGCAAGAAAGCATTATTTCTGCAGTGCGTGTGTTGAAAGAACCTACCTATGGAAGTGATCGAGACGCTTCTCTGCCAATTCATCAGTCAACATCTCCCTTATCCATTGGAAGCAGTCATAGTagagaacagaaagagcCGCCTGGTCAGCAGAATCAAACGCAGATACTGACGCAATCACCGAAACGCAGATCATCCATCAGATCTGTTCCATTATTTAAGGGTGGCTCtattgcttcttctgcctctcCACCTGTATCACAGCTGCCTGCCTCAGTGACCTCCAAAGGAAGTCCAGGCCCGTCAAACGGCGCATCTTCCTATGTCACTTCCAAGCCAATTCCGGTAACGCTCAACCGAACACGTTCTAACACGTCTGTTGTTCTAAGGAATCAGCAAACTCGAGATTCATTTAATCGTTCAGTCAGTTCTTTTAACACTTCGTTTGGAAGCGTAGAAaggcagcagcagttgCAGCAGCATGAAACTGGAACCACGCCTGTTCCTTCAGGTTATCAGATGCTGCCCACACTATCGTCTGCATCTAGTAAGtttccatcatcttttGGATCCAGATTTAGGGGTAGCAGGCAGAACAGTGTTAGTAGCCAGTTGGCAGGGACTAACAACCCAGTGCTTCAGAACTTCAAGTTAAGAAGTAAGACGATTGCATCTTCGGAATCTGATAGTGGACCCACAAATTCAATGTATCTCGATGATGACTTGGATAGCTTTGTAAAGATGCTTGACTCCAAGCCAGATCTTCGTCTCGCTTCAGGAAGTACGACTATAACTGGTGGTTCGTCGGATCAGCCACAACcagcttcttcaaccatCTTTGACGATAGTCTTCGTGAGTTTAAGCAgtttcaaaagagaaatgaCTTGTTTAATGACCGAGttgcatcatcttcctctttacCTTTACGAAGAGGTTCTTCAGAGAGATATACGCGGTCTATATCGCCGGGAAACATGGTGGTAAGTGCTACACCGCGTAGCATTCCCACAGCAATGCAGAGTCCGGGATGGAGCCAGCGTCGCAGTTCCGCTGCATCTTCGTCTTATTCTCCATCCATTCAGTTTATGAAacttggatcttcttctggccCTGTAGGTCCGACCTTATCGCCGGTAGTGAGCTACGCTAATAgattttctgcttcttcctccgGCGAGACTTCTGTGGTTGGAATTCTGCGTCGAAAATCTTCTGCAGCTTCGTCGCACAGCAGATATCGAGGAATGACACCTGCACGTGAGAATAGTACCTCCCATAGTACCCAAAATAGAAGTTCTTTGGGTAATTATAGCTCAAGAAATGTTTCACAGAGAGAGGTTCAAAGACCAACACATTCCGGTGCCTCACTCGGATCTAGGAAGTCTAAAGAATCTCAAGGTTCAAGAGATTCACATGGCTCTAGAAGTTCGAGGGGATCAGAAAGTCCTGGAGATTCTCAACTTGTCGATCCCGAGTTCTTGAAATTACGTTCGTATAACGAGCAGGTTTTCGAAtcagatggagaagatgacaaTGAGAGAAACAATAATTCTTTGAGTAATCACGATTCTCCTCAATCAGAAGACAGGAAATTATCCCCTTCAGGCTTAACTACCAAATCGCCATTCGTGCCTCACGGACCTGCCAATTTGCACCAGCTAGCCATATACAGAAGACAGGGGTCTTCAGACTATACACACAACCGCAATGAAGACGACGAGGATGAATTGTTATTTGCCATGAGTGACATGACTTTAGCAAAAAACAACGTCGACTTCTAA
- a CDS encoding uncharacterized protein (BUSCO:EOG0934080P), whose translation MTSVKSLLKSARRSLSENDPEDAIDLCDDVIAQDTNNYYAYLFKGKALDLMSQREEALKAYRNATKINNKDPLAWKGIVLIDMESTNYRRFFADLLGLARAMDNEDKNLTPCVEKIRQYMNKHSNSGASSQMVEYYYRQIIPGLSELGSLLGEMVADPSSTLAKLINQLSKNEVAACKVAEEKLKFHMPANLNQQNRLQLNAVKYASYEKSEIPQLYEMLVNTETNDKRRILHEEEYLKYKFSKLLIAPAEHKKEIYDDVYETVSGMVLVHTGSQFAYDIFLDWTDPTTLADLDIIVVTDYIKMFGIRGLGAILYAYILSEVSPYERKVLNAYLKEDKSVKKRRRRITEEQKQLSVDHAASDSSEAESNEPSQIHKDAQADSNLQEKSVDSSDSHSESAKETKDRLPHFTNTEALDFMLSGIRAAKSSILGHRILINFFIHLKEYQYALDYSQAYVNLTLQHYKKLGIMLSNARVDSILSLAIIYTYHESPKNFPKAMELYSSVLKADPTNIMAKIGKGLIFMENRNYAKASSLLKDVVQEHPDDYKASQEYGWCLVQLDHYDEGRKLILESLKKISGTDASSLESKSITLWRVGQSYLLEAEKKKDVTTELIKTAFDYFVDSLKQSTSYPPCYTSLGVIFLNYFDKKNKALECFYKAFDLDPSEIISSHELVKHFSALGDWEMVGVLAGRVIESERAHKLLMAKDTEDPSWPYRMLGCAAMERQDDAKAIEYYQTGLRITPTDSESWIGLGEAYLGRGRLEASQKVFSHVLELAPENWYAVYLLAVSQTSMGEYDKSIANLSKLSEGKQKDEICVITSLYETLIAKAFYEVDNGFIGKSLDTIIDALEVLKRAVELDFKSQKLWKSLCDVLRLSITVQSHASKIPLDLVEGIIKSVDRTQFESPDLVTEVVGMDESADIDVKKLEKEGKFVTVCHYFAVEAAKLSLIILPAKSVKTLRAGLVYNLGITYCSWYEYSGQEKLRDCAIVVFRKAIQLESNNSEFWCSLGISSLTRSAKVSQHCFIKASSLNPKDTSVWIDLGVLYMYHGDFKLANECFVRAQSLGPSGPGPWAGEALVADALGDAVTAKRLYTHSYVLANGSNPLNSLLYGLSVAKRLVGFASKESNLDNVQEFNSAHFGLISYLKFYPEDTLALQTTISIIERIHTFEEGLELSSRLCSVLEEKYEDTPDTNILISFAVAKGQQARLHLGNKQYVDALKAADKATNLLEEAALNEEAQKCLLSSLAVTGLSLYFTGEFDKSLTEFNKILEVFPDSKRVVVLVSQVLYAFNEEEMRQAAVEELFKSIEKYGSSLLVALTIASISVVDRLEEYLPAVKEELLMIPMEMKVKDVSSEIPFFIDQINKRVGDHSNEKVWQRNAFLFPDESEVWNNLDTTVALNVSSNSKKVDASMLGEAYIKTGGLREIQRGLFLDSGNLDGYKALLKVSI comes from the coding sequence ATGACTTCAGTGAAGTCTCTTTTAAAGTCAGCAAGACGGTCTCTTTCAGAAAACGATCCTGAAGATGCCATTGATCTTTGTGATGATGTCATTGCGCAAGATACGAACAATTACTATGCATATCTTTTCAAAGGGAAAGCTTTGGATTTAATGAGTCAAAGGGAAGAAGCACTCAAGGCTTACAGAAATGCAACTAAGATTAATAATAAAGATCCTCTGGCATGGAAAGGCATTGTACTTATTGATATGGAAAGTACAAACTATCGAAGATTTTTCGCAGATTTACTCGGTCTTGCCAGGGCTATGGACAACGAGGACAAGAACTTGACACCATGTGTCGAAAAAATTAGGCAGTATATGAATAAGCACTCAAACTCCGGTGCCAGCAGTCAGATGGTAGAATACTACTATCGTCAGATTATTCCCGGCTTATCTGAATTAGGAAGTCTTCTAGGAGAAATGGTGGCAGATCCTTCTTCCACCTTGGCTAAGCTAATCAATCAGTTGTCCAAAAATGAGGTTGCTGCCTGTAAGGTGGCGGAAGAGAAACTGAAATTTCATATGCCCGCAAATCTTAATCAGCAGAACCGGCTCCAGCTCAATGCTGTGAAGTATGCTTCTTACGAGAAGTCGGAGATCCCTCAGTTGTACGAGATGTTAGTCAATACAGAGACGAACGATAAGCGCAGAATTCTTCATGAAGAGGAGTATTTGAAGTATAAGTTCAGTAAATTGCTTATTGCTCCAGCGGAACacaagaaagagatttaCGATGATGTTTATGAAACTGTTTCCGGAATGGTTCTTGTTCATACGGGATCTCAGTTTGCCTATGATATCTTTCTGGATTGGACAGATCCAACTACCCTTGCAGATTTGGACATTATTGTTGTTACCGACTATATCAAAATGTTTGGTATTCGTGGTCTTGGCGCCATTTTATATGCTTACATTTTGTCCGAGGTGTCGCCTTACGAAAGAAAAGTGCTCAATGCCTATCTTAAAGAGGACAAAAGTGTAAAAAAAAGGCGTAGACGAATCACAGAGGAGCAGAAACAGCTTTCAGTGGACCATGCTGCCTCTGATAGTTCGGAAGCTGAGTCTAATGAACCTTCACAGATACATAAAGACGCACAGGCGGATTCGAATTTACAGGAGAAATCTGTAGACAGTTCAGATTCACATTCTGAATCCGCTAAAGAGACTAAAGATAGGCTTCCTCATTTTACCAATACAGAAGCTCTTGATTTTATGCTCAGCGGTATTCGGGCAGCTAAGTCGTCAATTCTTGGCCATAGAATCCTTATCAACTTTTTTATTCACTTGAAGGAGTATCAATATGCGCTTGACTATTCCCAAGCATATGTCAACTTGACACTACAGCATTACAAAAAGCTCGGTATTATGCTTTCGAATGCTCGTGTTGATTCGATATTAAGTTTGGCTATTATCTACACCTATCACGAGTCCCCAAAGAACTTCCCCAAGGCCATGGAATTGTACTCTTCGGTGCTTAAGGCTGATCCTACCAATATTATGGCAAAGATAGGTAAAGGTTTGATTTTTATGGAGAACAGAAATTATGCTaaggcttcttctttgttgaaAGATGTTGTGCAGGAGCATCCTGACGATTATAAGGCTTCACAAGAGTATGGTTGGTGTCTTGTTCAGTTGGATCATTATGATGAgggaagaaagttgattCTTGAGTCACTTAAGAAGATATCGGGCACCGATGCTAGTTCTCTAGAGAGTAAATCAATTACCTTGTGGAGGGTTGGCCAATCTTATTTATTAGAAgctgagaagaaaaaggatgTTACTACTGAACTTATTAAGACGGCTTTCGATTACTTTGTGGACTCTTTAAAGCAATCGACTAGTTATCCCCCCTGTTATACTTCTCTCGGTGTCATATTCCTGAATTATTTTgataaaaagaacaagGCTTTAGAATGCTTCTACAAGGCTTTTGACTTGGATCCCTCAGAGATTATTTCTTCGCACGAACTAGTGAAACATTTCAGCGCACTTGGAGACTGGGAAATGGTTGGTGTGCTTGCTGGAAGAGTGATTGAAAGCGAGAGAGCACACAAATTGTTGATGGCAAAAGACACCGAAGATCCGTCTTGGCCTTATAGAATGCTTGGTTGCGCTGCAATGGAAAGACAAGATGATGCCAAGGCCATTGAATATTATCAGACTGGTTTACGTATTACCCCAACGGATTCTGAGTCATGGATTGGCTTGGGTGAGGCCTATTTGGGAAGAGGTAGACTTGAGGCATCTCAGAAGGTGTTTTCGCATGTCTTGGAACTTGCACCGGAGAATTGGTATGCCGTATACTTGCTTGCCGTCTCTCAGACCTCGATGGGAGAATATGATAAGAGTATTGCCAATCTAAGCAAGCTCAGTGAAGGCAAGCAAAAGGATGAGATATGTGTCATTACATCCTTATACGAAACTCTTATTGCAAAAGCTTTCTATGAGGTAGACAATGGCTTCATCGGGAAGTCTCTTGATACCATTATTGATGCCTTAGAGGTATTAAAGAGAGCTGTGGAACTTGACTTCAAGTCGCAGAAGCTATGGAAGAGTCTCTGCGATGTACTGAGACTTAGTATTACGGTTCAATCGCATGCTTCCAAGATTCCATtggatcttgttgaaggCATAATCAAAAGTGTTGATCGCACTCAATTCGAAAGTCCTGATTTGGTGACAGAGGTGGTTGGAATGGATGAATCTGCCGATATTGATGTGAAGAAACTTGAGAAGGAGGGTAAGTTTGTTACTGTTTGTCATTATTTTGCAGTGGAGGCTGCTAAGTTATCCTTGATAATTCTTCCTGCTAAGTCGGTCAAGACTCTCCGTGCCGGTTTAGTCTACAATCTTGGTATTACCTATTGTTCTTGGTATGAATATTCGGGGCAAGAAAAATTGAGAGACTGTGCCATCGTTGTGTTTAGGAAAGCCATTCAGCTTGAGAGCAATAACTCTGAATTCTGGTGTTCGCTCGGTATTTCATCATTAACAAGAAGTGCCAAGGTATCCCAGCATTGTTTTATCAAGGCGTCATCATTGAATCCTAAAGATACTAGCGTTTGGATTGACTTGGGCGTTCTCTACATGTACCATGGAGACTTCAAGTTGGCAAACGAATGCTTTGTTAGAGCTCAATCACTAGGACCGTCTGGCCCCGGCCCATGGGCAGGAGAAGCCCTAGTCGCAGATGCGCTTGGAGATGCTGTTACTGCCAAACGTCTCTATACACACTCGTATGTTTTAGCCAATGGTTCTAATCCACTgaattctcttctttacGGCCTCTCTGTTGCGAAACGACTTGTTGGCTTTGCCTCAAAAGAGAGTAACTTGGATAATGTTCAAGAATTCAATTCTGCTCACTTTGGTTTGATTTCCTACTTGAAGTTCTACCCTGAGGACACGCTTGCTTTACAAACTACTATCTCTATTATTGAGAGAATTCATACTTTCGAAGAAGGTCTCGAGCTTTCTTCACGGTTGTGTAGTgttttggaagagaagtaTGAGGATACCCCGGACACCAATATCTTAATTTCCTTTGCTGTGGCAAAGGGCCAACAGGCCAGACTACATCTTGGAAATAAACAATATGTGGACGCTCTTAAAGCTGCGGATAAAGCTACTAACTTACTTGAGGAAGCCGCattgaatgaagaagcacagAAATGTCTCTTATCTTCGTTGGCAGTGACAGGTCTTTCTCTCTACTTTACAGGTGAGTTCGATAAATCACTTACAGAATTCAACAAGATCCTGGAAGTATTCCCAGATTCCAAAAGAGTGGTTGTGTTGGTGTCACAAGTGCTTTATGCATTtaatgaggaagaaatgagGCAGGCCGCTGTGGAGGAGTTGTTTAAAAGCATTGAAAAATACGGAAGCTCATTACTTGTTGCTCTTACCATCGCTTCCATTTCTGTTGTAGATCGATTGGAGGAGTACTTACCTGCGGTCAAGGAAGAGTTGCTTATGATACCTATGGAaatgaaagtgaaggatgTTTCTAGTGAGattccatttttcattgatCAGATCAACAAACGGGTCGGTGACCATAGTAATGAAAAAGTCTGGCAGAGGaatgcatttctttttcccgATGAGTCAGAGGTATGGAATAATTTGGATACCACTGTGGCTCTCAATGTGTCGTCTAATTCTAAGAAGGTAGACGCAAGTATGTTAGGTGAAGCATATATTAAAACGGGTGGGCTTCGTGAGATTCAACGTGGCTTATTCCTTGATTCGGGAAATTTGGATGGATATAAAGCTCTTCTAAAGGTATCTATTTAA